The Desulfatiglans anilini DSM 4660 genomic sequence CAGCAGCTGTTCCTGGATGTTGTGCAGGGCCCTTTCCATGCCGATCCGCTCCGTCATGTCGACGAAGGAGCCCACGGTCGCAACCTCGCGCCCTTCGTCGTCGTAAATCATGGCCGCCGAAAGGGTCCCGTCGATGACCTGGCCGTCCCTCCGCACATAGAGCATGGCGTGATTCTGCAGCAAACCTTTTCCTCCGTGCTCGGAACTGCGGATCATCTTCATGATCTTGCGGGCCACGCCTTCCGGGTAGATGCGGGAGATGTGCATTTTGCCGACCGTTTCATCCGCCAGGTACCCCAGGGTTTTTTCAGCCGCCCGGTTCCAGAGGATGATCCTGCCTGTGAGATCGGCTGCCATGATCGGGTTGGGCGAACTCTGGATGATTTTGTTCAGGAAATCGTGGGCCTCCTTCAACTTGCGCTCCATCCGGTAGCGCTCTGTCTGGTCGACGTTGATGCCCTCATAGCCGATGACGTTGCCGAGATGGTCGTGCCGCAGGTGGCCGGTGACCCACACCACAATGGGGTCGCCGTCCTTCCGCTTGAACTCGACCTCGTAATCCTTGACAAATCCTTCCCGCTCGATCAGCTGCTGGAACCGGATCCTGTCCTCCGGTCTGACGTACAGGTCCCTGGAGATGTCGATGTCCAGGAACTCTTCCTTGGTGTCGTAGCCTAGCATCTGCAGCAGGGCCCTGTTCGCGTCCAAAAACTTCCCTTCTTTGCTGCTGATGTAGACACCGACGTTGACGTGTTCGAAAAGGCTGCGGAATTTTTCTTCGGACAGCCGGAGCTCGGCCTCTCTGCGCTTACGGTCGGTGATGTCCTTGAAAAACCGGATCCGGGACTGGCTGCCGTCGAGGTAGGCCACGGGTTTTTCCGTGACCTCGAAGGTCCGGTTCACCTTGGGAATATAAATTTCGCCGCGCCGCTCTTTCGACAGGGGTGTTTCGTGGGCCCAGCACCACGGACACAAGGTGTCCTGATCGTTGATCACTTTGTGGCACTTCTCCCCGACCCCTTGCCCGAAATATTCGATCATGGTCCGATTCATATACTCCACGGTGAAGTCGGGGTCGATGACGTAAACGCCTTCGTCGATCGACTCCACGATGGAGGCCAGCATGCGCTTTTCCTTGTCCATGGCCGACCCTTCCTGGAGGATGCCGCCGGTTCGTCTCCCGGCGGAAAAGGGTTTTCGATCGGGGAAAGGGGCTCTTGATGGAGGGCCGCGCCTGCAGATGGACGCTCTCGGAGTCTTCGGCGGTGTGCGCGGCGCGGCGGCCGGCTGCGGCTTTACCGGTCGAGCCCTAGCTGGCGGGCCACTTCCTCCAGAAGCTGCGGCAGGGGCAAGGGCTTGTTGAAACAGACATCGGCCCCCTCCGCCGTCATGCGGTTGAATTTCTCTTCATCCAGATAGGCCGAAAGAACGATGATCTTGACATGCTGGGTCTCGGGAGAGGCCTTGATCCTGCGGCAGACCTCGTAGCCTTTGATGTCCGGCATCATGATGTCGAGGATCAGAAGGTCCGGCTTGAAGTGGGTGACCTGCAGCCCCGCCTCGAACCCATCCGCGGCGGAGATGACCTCGTAATCGTGGGCATCTTCTTCGAGGGCCTGTACGATGCTCTCGACGATGATGGGATCGTCGTCCACCACCAGGATTCTTTTCTTCCGGCCTTCATCCGCGTTAGCCTGAGGAATCGGGATCCCCTGCCGAAGCATGAATGCTTCCAGATCCTCGCGGCTGATCCGGCGGTGTCCCCCGACGGTGCGATAGGCCTTGATGTGGCCCGCGTCGATCCAGTTAATGATCGTCTTGGAAGAAACGTTGCAGTATTGGCTGGCGGTATAAACGGTAAAAACATCACGCATCTATAAAAGCCTCCCTCTTTGAGGCATTAAATTTTATTTATTATAATAATTACAGTTTTTGAAGAATGTCAACCAAAAAGGTCTGAAGCCCTACCTGGTTCGGCAGGGTTCAAGTTCCAGATGCAGTTCCGTTCCGGGAGGAATCAAAAAGAGGTTGGGCGTGGACCGGAAAGCATTCCGGTTTCCCCAAGGGCGACGCGGCGGCAGAGGCCATGTTGCGGCGCATTTCACACGTGGAAGATCAGCTCATTCAAAGAGGCTCCGATCTCGTCTGCAGAGGGTCGGTTCCTTCCATAGAAGTAGAGCAGGAGGTTGTCGAATTTTCTCCGTAACTGCGTGTCGGCTACGGCCTCGGCGAGTGTGAGACGGCTTTTCGGGTCATAGAAATGCTTCAGCCTGAGAAAGATTTCGCGGGTGGTGATGCCGAGGTCGTCCCTGAAGGATGGGGATCGGGAGATGGTTTCGAGCAGGGAGAGCAAGGGCTTGCGGTAGACGGAGATGGTGCGGTAGTTGTAGTAGTGTGTCAGCCTTTCGGTGTTGTACTCCCTGGGCGAACGGGATTCGATCAGCCGCACGAAATGCTCCACCTCCTCGTCGACCGGTTCTCGCGGCACTTTGTGTGCAGGGGTGAAAATGGGCCATTTCATCCTGTTCTACCCTCCTTATTCATGGACAAGCGGCGCTGGTTAGAGTGGTCTTGCCGGATGGGCCTGCGGGCATGAACAACCCCCGGCCGTGGCCGGATGGGGGGCGGCCCGTGGTGTCAGGGCAATTTCTGCTCTCCTCACGTTGTTTTTTCGCTGGACCAGCCGACTTCGTGCACCATGCCTGCTCCCGGCTCTGCCTGATTTCTACCGGCCCTGGGAAGCGGCATCGCGGCCCGGCGCGCACGGCAGGGCCTGTGTGGCTTTCTTTCCAGTAAAATCAGGTGTTGACCCTCTTGTGACATTTGCCTATAGTTCCCCCTGATGCTTTTGGACTGAAGCTATGACGGAACGATCAATCACCGCGGCGGCGGAGGCGTTTGGCCGCTTCGAATGCGTGCGGGATCGAAGAGGGAAAAAATGACGCAAACGACATCCGAGAAGCATGTTGGTTTCAAAGTGGACGAGGCGGCGGGACAGGCGCTCAGCCTCTGGTTCAACGACAGCATAGAATTCGCCCATGGCTGCAGGATCAGTGTGAGGATCAAAGACGTTTTGTGCCACTACCGTTCCAGGTTCCAGGAGATCGCCGTCTTCGAAACGGAGCGGCTGGGCCGGATGCTGGTGCTGGACAATATCACCATGCTGACCGAATTCGATGAGGCAGCCTATCATGAAATGATTGTGCATGTCCCCCTGTTGACTCATCCCAGACCGGTAAAAGTCCTGGTGATCGGCGGCGGCGACGGCGGCACGATCCGCGAGGTGCTGAAACACCCGTCCGTGGAAGAGGTGCATCTGTGCGAACTCGACGAAGAGGTCGTCAAGGCCTGCCGAGCCCACATCCCGTCGCTCGCCTGCGCATTCGACGATCCCCGGGTCAAGGCCTACTATGAAGACGGTGCGAAGTTCGTCAAGGAGCGCCCCGCCGCCTACGATGTCATTATCGTCGATTCGACCGATCCTATCGGACCCGGTCAGGTCCTTTTTCAACGGCCCTTTTACGCAGATATGTACAGCGCCTTGAAAGAGGACGGGATGGTCGTAACCCAGTGCGAATCCATTCACCTCCACAGGGAAGTGATCCGCGGCGTGGCGGACTTCGCCAAAGAGATCTATCCCAGAATCGGTTATTACTACACCCTCGTGCCGACCTACCCGAGCGGTGTGATCGGGTTCATGTGCTGTTCCCGCCGCTATGATCCCCTGAGGGATTTCGATGAAAAGCGGGCGGAGGTGCTCACGGACCTGCGATATTACACGCCGGAGATTCACCGGGCGGCCTTCGTGTTGCCGCGGTTTGCACACGGCCTGGTTTAGCCCGTTCCCGCCCGGAAATGGTCTTTTTAGCCAATCTCTGCGTCAATCTGCACGTTTACTTGTGCGGCGACCTCCAGGTCGCCTCCGCGTAAACGCTTGATTTCCTTGATCTTGGCTAAAAATCCTCATTTCCGGTATGGGGCTCGTATAACGCTGGGTGGTGCTATTCAGAGCGGCATTGGTTCGTTCCCGCCCGGAAATGGTCTTTTTAGCCAATCTCTGCGTCAAGGAGTTCAATTTTTGGCACTGGCGGTCCCCGGTTTGATCCGGCCCGAAAAGGCGGACAGGAAGAAGGCCGTCCCGGCCACCAGGATGATGGTGGCCCCGGATGTCAGGTCGAAACGGTAGGACAGCCACAAACCCACCACCGTAAAACCCATGCCCAGGAGGGAGGAAAGCACCATCATCCGCCCGAGCGTGTGGGTGTACTTTTCAGCGATGTATGGCGGGATGGTCAGCAGGGCGATGACCAGGATCAGGCCGACGATCCGGATGATCATGACCACCGCCAGGGCGATCATCCCCAGCAGGGTGAAGTAAAGAATCTTGACCGGTATCCCCACCACGAAGGCGAACTCCTCGTCGAAGGACATCGCGATGAATTCCTTGTAAAAGACGAAGACGGTCAGGCAGATCAGCAGGTTCATGGGAAGCATGCACCACAGGTCGATCAAGGGCACGGCCAGGATGCTCCCGAAGAGGTAACTCATGAGGTCGACATGGTACCCGGGGGTCAGATCGATCAGGATGATGCCGACCGCCATTCCGACGGCCCAGAGGACACCGATGATGGTATCGGCCCGGTGACGGTTTCTGAAGCTGACGGCGCCCATGATCATGGCCACCGCCATGGAAAAGAGGCCCGCCCCCAGCGTGGGGGGGATCCCGGCATAAAAGGCCAGGCCGATGCCGCCGTAAGCCGCGTGGGCGATTCCGCCGGAGATGAAAACGATCCGGTTGACGACCACAAGCGTCCCGATGACCCCGCAGACGATGCTGACCAGGATGCCCGCGGCGAGGGCGTTGCGCATGAATTCGTACTGAAGGGCTTCCCACACGTCAATGCTCCTCGTGTTTCGGCAGGACGCGGTGCGGGATCCCGTGCGCGATGAGGTCGACCGGGCAATGATAGGCCATGTTGAGCATCTCCGTGGTGATCTGGCCTTCGCCGTGAAAGATCATCTTGCGGTTGATGCAGGCGACCGACTTGACGTGCCTCGAGATGACGCCGATATCGTGCGTGATCACCACGATCGTTACGCTGCGGTTCAGGTCCCGAAGAAAGTCATAGAGGTCGACCTGAAACTCGGCGTCCACACTGGAGGTCGGTTCGTCCAGAAAGAGGATCTTGGGGTCCGTGGCGAGCGCCCGGGCGATGAAGACCCGCTGGCGCTGCCCGCCTGAAAGATGTCCGATGGGGGTGGCCCGCTCTTCCCACATCCCCACCCTTTTCAGGGCCTCCTCGACCTTGCCGCGGTCCTCCCGGCTGTACCGTCTGCCGATCCGGGCCTGGGAAAGGCGTCCCATCAGCGCCAGTTCCAGGGCCGAGATGGGGAAGCTGATGTTGAAGTCGGTGTGCTGTGGGACGTAGCCGACCCGGTGCCTTGCATCGTTCGGCTCCTGCCCGAGGATCCGGATGGTGCCCTTGTCGGGTTTCAGCAGCCCCAGCAGCAGCTTCAGGAGGGTCGTCTTACCGCCCCCGTTGGGGCCGAGGATCCCTAGGAAATCGCCCTGTTCCAGGCGGAAATTGACATCCTGGATGATGGGGCGTTCATCGAACGCGAACCAGAGATGTTCGACCTCGATTGCGGGGACACTCATGGCGTTTCAGATCTCCTAAAAAGGCGCTTGAGCGGGGCAGGGGCTCTACCCCGGGCGCGGGCCCAGCGAGGCCCTCACGTCTGGCGCGTCCGCAATTCGGAGCTTTCTGCACCGGGCGCGGCTTCCTCCCTTCAGGAACGGATCTCCTCGAAGAAGTGGAGGTTCTGCTGCAGCTTTTCGAACTCGGCCTGCTGAGCGGCCAGTTTTTCACGCACCTCCTGTACGACCTCGGCCGGGGCCTTGTCCAGAAAGCCAGGATTGCCGAGCTTCCGTTCGGCGGTCTGCATGTCTTTCTGCAGTTTCTGCATGGCCTTGCTGATGCGCTTTTTCTCCTCCTCGAAATCGAGCAGCCCGCGCAGGAGGACATGCACCTGGTTCTGCTGGAATACCGCGGTCGCGGAGGCCTCGGGCTTGTCAAGGCCGGTTCCGAGGGTGATGCCGTCGACCCTGGCGAGCGTGTGGACGTGTTTGAGGTCCCGGCGCAGGAGTTCTTCGTCCTCGGCCCGGGCGAGGTCGATCACCACGCTGACCGTTTTGGAGGGGGAGATGTTCATCTCGCCGCGGATGTTGCGGATGCCGGTGATCACCCCCATCAGGAGGTCCATTTCGCGGATCGCCTGGGCATCCTCGGGGTAATCCCCCGCCTTGGGGAAAGGCGCCGTCATGATGCTTTGCCGGGTGCCGGGCAGACGCTGCCAGATCTCTTCGGTCACGAAGGGCATGAAGGGATGGAGCAGCTTGAGGGATGCGGCGAGCACCTGCTGTGCGGCCGCCTGGGCCGATTCCTTGACCGCGGGATCGTCGCTGTAGAAGCCCTGCTTGGCCATTTCGAGGTACCAGTCGCAGAATTCATGCCAGACGAACTGGTAGGCGAGCATCGCCGCCTCGTTGAACTTGTAATCGTCGATGGCTGTGGCCATGCCTTCGCTCACCTGCCCGAGACGGGTGAAAATCCACCGGTCGGCGAGCGTGAGGTCCCGGGGCGTCTCCGGCAGGGGACGGTCGTCCAGGTTCATCAGCACGAGGCGCGCGGCATTCCAGATCTTGTTGACAAAGTGACGGTAGCCGAGGATTCGCTCCTCCGAGAGCTTGATGTCGCGCCCCTGGGCCGCAAGGGCGGCGAGGGTGAAGCGGAAGGCGTCCGTGCCGAACTGGTCCATGACCACCAGGGGGTCGATGACGTTCCCCTTGGATTTGCTCATCTTCTTGCCTTCGGCATCCCGCACCAGGGCGTGGATGTAAACGTCCCGGAAGGGGACCCGGCCCATGAAGTGGATGCCCATCATCATCATCCGGGCGACCCAGAAAAAGAGGATGTCGAAGCCGGTCACGAGGGCTGCCGTGGGGTAAAAGGTCTTGAGCTCCGGGGTTTGGTCGGGCCAGCCCAGGGTTGAGAAGGGCCAGAGGGCGGAGCTGAACCAGGTGTCGAGGACGTCGGTCTCCTGGGTCAACCGCGTCGATCCGCAGGCCTTGCAGGAGTCCGGCGCCTCCTTGGCCACCTGGACCTCCCCGCACTCTTCACAGGTCCAGGCCGGTATGCGGTGCCCCCACCAGATCTGGCGGGAGACGCACCAGTCTTTGATGTTGGTCATCCACTCTTCGTAAACGGCCTCCCAGTTGGAGGGGTAGATGCGGGTCTCTCCCTGCTTGACCGCCTCCAAAGCCTCGGCGGCGAGCGGCGCGACCCGCACGAACCACTGCTTCGACAGCAGGGGCTCGATCATGGTCTTGCAGCGATAGCAATGACCGACGGCGTGGCGATAGGGTTCGATCTTCTCCAGGAGGCCCTGCGCCTCCAGGTCGGCCAGGACCTTCCTGCGGCACTCGAAGCGGTCGAGGCCCCGGTACGCCCCTGCAAGATCGTTCATCCGGCCGTTCTCGTCGATGACCTTGATCTGTTCGAGGCTGAACCTGCGGCCGATCTCGAAGTCGTTCGGATCGTGGGCGGGTGTGATTTTGAGGGCCCCGGTCCCGAACTCCTTGTCGACATAGGTGTCGAAGATGATGGGGATCGGTTTGTTGAGCAGGGGCAGGATGACGTGCAGCCCGGAAAAGCGGCTATAGCGCTCGTCCTCCGGGTTCACGGCCACCGCCGTGTCCCCGAGCATGGTCTCCGGCCGCGTGGTGGCTACGACGATGTGGCCGTCCCGGCCTTCGACGGGGTAGCGGATATAGTACAGGTGGCTGTCCAGTTCTTCGTGTTCGACCTCGAGATCCGCCAAAGCGGTGTGGCAGCGCGGGCACCAGTTGATGATATAGTCGCCGCGGTAAATCAGACCTTCATCGTAGAGTTGAACGAAGACCTCCCGGACGGCCCTCGAAAGCCCTTCGTCCATCGTGAAACGCTCCCGGCTCCAGTCGCAGCAGCATCCGAGGCGCTTCAGTTGATTGATGATGAGCCCGCCGTACTTCTTGCGCCATTCCCATACGAGGTCGATGAACGCGTCCCTGCCGACCGAGTGCCGGTCCTTGCCCTCGGCGGCCAGGGCCTTTTCCACGACGTTCTGGGTGGCGATGCCGGCGTGGTCCGTACCGGGCTGCCACAGGACGTTGTAGCCCCGCATCCGTTTGAAACGGCAGAGAATGTCCTGCAGGGTGTTGTTGAGGGCGTGCCCCATGTGCAGAGTCCCCGTGACGTTCGGCGGGGGGATGACGATGCAGTAGGGAGGGGCATCCGAGGTGGCGGCGGCGCGGAAAAGCCCGTTGTCTTCCCAGTGGCTGTACCACCGTTTTTCCACGTCACCCGGTTCGTAGCTTTTCGGCAGGGTTTCACGTTCCATGAATCAATGACTCCTTCAGAGAAAATCGAAAACATTACTTTTACCAGGATAAACGCCGACGATCAAGACGCTTCTTCACCGGCCCGCAAGGGTGTCGCTGCCAGGCCGCCGGAGCGGGGACCCGCGGACACCGGGCACATGGGGGTCCTGCCGGCCGCGACCCTGCGCCCGGCGTTCCCGGGCGAGAAGTCCGGGCGCTGTCGTGTCGACTGCCGGAAATCGTGGGGAGATTCGACTGGCTGCCTCGGCAATTCGGGCGCTTCAAACAGAGAACCGGCGGGTTTGCAGGGGTTGCACGCGTTTCCGCGCACCGGCACGGCTGGCTCGGGTTCGGGTCGACAGAAGTTCGATCGGATCTTTGGCTGCGGCGGCAGGCCCTGGCTGCGACCCGGTGGATCGGCGTCAATCCTGCTCGGACTGAAGACTTTCCTTCAGGGAGTCGATGGCCTCGCGAATCAGTTTTTCTGCAACCGTTGTCAGGGTTTCCCTTGCAACACGTTCAACGGTTTCTCCAACGATCCGCCGGATGATCTCCTCGATCCGATCCTCCGAGATGGCCATAGGATGATCCGGGGGGCGTCCTTCCTGAGGAGTTGCGGCCGGGGTGCTCTCCGGCTGAAATACATAGAGGTCCTCGTCCGCTCCGGCGCCTTCGAAGCCGCTTGAACGCGGGCCTCCGCCCATGCCCTTGGAGTGATACCCCGGAGTCTCTTCCGTCTCCTCGGATTCAAGCGCCCTTTCCTGCCTCAAAGCGGCGTCCAGGTTGGACAGAGTGATAGCCTCAGCCTCTTCGTAACCGGGTCCTCGTTCCACCACGTCCGTCAGTTCGAGGATGTCTGAAGCGGCGTCAGGATCCGCGGCATCCAGATTGGAATAGGCGGTGTGATTGTTATCGAACGAAAAATCAAGCGGGGGCTTTTCTCGGGAATCTTTGTCATCAGCCATGGGCAGCCTCTGGGATCGGGGTGAAAATCCATCTCTGGGCGGACCCTAACACAGCCTCCCTTGATTGTCAACGGTTCAGAATCACAATGAAAAGGGTGAAGAATCCCCGTTCGGGCGCTTCCGGTTGCAGGAGCGCTGCAGGTCCAAGGGTGCCGACACGGGCCACCCCGCATCGGGACGCGCTGTTCGGATAGCCCGTGGTTTTTCACTTTTCTTGGGCAAAAGAGGCGGGAACGTGTAAAATACGGCGACGAAGCCACATGGTTCAGCCGGGTGCATGGATTCGGAGCCGTGTGACGGCGCTGCTCCGAACCCATGCCGATGCCCGTTCGGGGTGATTCTCGGCCTCAAGGATTTGTCCATCGCGGGTCGTTCTCCATCTCAGGCTCGAAACCGCGTTTGGACCGGGGAAGCCATGGACAGATCGTGGAAGGGCTCCATGGGCTGTGTTCTGCCGATTCCCCCGGCACTGCGCCATGGTGGCCTGAGGGTCGCATTCGCCGGAATTTCGAAGGTTTTGCGTGCGGATATTTTTTCCGTTCCTTGTGAACAAAGGGTTTCTGTGCACGCGTTGATCCGTATTTGACCCAGGCGCCGAGCATTGCGGGCCCGGTGGCCTTTTGAGGAGCGGAGTGAGCAGAAAGATGAGGATACGTTGCGCAAAGAGGTGGTTGGGAATGATGGTCGCGCTCGCATGCACGATGGGTTGCTGGCGGCCTGCGGGAGCCTCTGAAGAGAGGAAAGAAGACGCTTATCTTGCCGGTTACGCGACGGCGGTGATCGAGCGCGAGTTCCAGGTGGGGTGCCGCTCTGTCAGCGTCCGGAACGGCGTCATCACCCTGGAGTTGTCGGGCCTGCCGAGCGACGTGGAAGAGCGCCTTCGGAAGACGCTGCTCGATGTCCCGGGGGTCGAGCAGGTGGAGATCGTGGAGGTTCAGACGGTGGAGCCGGCTCCAGCTCCGGCTGCTTCCGAAAGGGTTTGCGCCGTGAAAGAAGCCTCTTTTTTCCCGAAAGGGGGCAGCCTTTTCGAGCCCCTCATCGCTGATCCCCGCTGGCCCCACTTTTCCGCGAGTTTCGTATGGCTCCTCGACGGCGAGGAGTTCAGCCACATGGGTGCGGTCAGTTTCGGCGAGCGCTTCCCGTTATACAGGGAAGTCTTTCCTTCGGGGCGAAGCTGGGAACTCGGGATCGAGGCCGCCGTCTTCTCCGTCTTCGATATGGACGCTGATTCCTATGATCTGATCAACAGCGACTTCTGGGTCTCTTTCCCCTCTTGGACTTACCGGGATCGCGATTTCAGCGCCCTGATGCGTTTCTACCACCAGAGTTCCCATCTGGGAGACGAGTATATCCTGAGAGGCGGGGTAGACCGGGTCAACCTCAGTTACGAGGCCCTGAGCCTGACGCTTTCACAGCGCTTTTTGACGTCTTTCCGCGTCTACGGGGGCGGCGGGTACCTCGTTCGGAGGACCCCTTCCGAGCTCGAACCCTGGTTTTCCCATCTGGGCTTCGAATATGAAAGCCCGCGCCAGTATCTGAAGGATTGGGTGACGCCGCTGATGGGGTTGGATCTGCAGTTCAATCAGGAGAACGATTGGAGCACGGACCTGTCGCTGCGGGTAGGCGTCCGTTTCAAGTCGCTCGAAACGGGCACCCGGCGCTATCTCCTGACCCTCGATTATTACAACGGTCATGCCCCTAGCGGGCAGTTCTACGACCAAAAGATCGAAAGTCTGGGGGTCGGCACCCATTTTTATTTCTAGTCTGATCCATCGGGAAATGGTCTTTTTGGCCAACCGCGGCGTCAATCTGCACGTTTGGTTGTGCGTAGGCGACCTGCAGGTCGCCTACGCACAACCGCTTGATTTCCTTGGTATTGGCTAAAGATTCTCATCGCCGGATGGGAAACCGGGTTCTACCGGAAGATCATTTCCGGATGGACTCTAATGACACATTCGAAAAGAAGGCTTTTTCTTCAGACGCTTCGCGTGCTCAGTCCCACCCCCTCGGGATAGTTCCCGCTTGGCAATGTCCGTGAAACCAGCTGGTTGGGCGGAGGGATTGATGCCCAATCTGAAAGTTTGATGGGAGGAATCGGTTTCCCGTGTAAGCCACTGAGGCGTTTAGACTTTCTGCCCGGACACAAACGGGGGGTCGGGCGAAAGAGGAGCGCGTTTCAACCAGGAACGCGGCATTGCATCCGCCGAGGGATCGGGGACGGAGCGTCGGCGGAGAGCGGTTCGATGGGCAGGATTTCAAGGACGGCGGTCTGGGCGCGTTGCCGGTCGTCTCAGGAAGAGGGCCGGAGGATGGACGGGAGTCGAAAGATATGAAGATTGCACGGGTTTCACAGATGCGGGATATGGACCGGATGGCGATCGAGCGGTACGGTATCCGGGAGGAACTCCTGATGGAAAACGCCGGGGAGGCGGTTTATTTCGCCCTCTCGCGGCGGTATGCAATGAGCGGCAGGCGTTTTGCGGTTTTCTGCGGCGGGGGCAACAACGGAGGGGACGGGTTTGTCGTTGCACGCAAGCTGCACGCGGCAGGCGCCGCCGTCGATGTCTGCCTGCTGGCGGATCCCGAGAGGTTCAGCGGCGCGGCGCAGTTGAACCGGGAGATCGTCATGGCCCTCGGCCTGCCGGTGAGGAGGATCGTGGATGCGGGGGAGGCCGCTCGCGTCGCGCAGGGGGCGGATGTCCTGATCGACGCCATTTTTGGAACGGGCCTTGCGCGGGAGGTGTCGGGGATCTACCGCGAGGTGATCGAGGCGGTCAACCGGAGCGGAAAGCCCGTGGTGAGCGTCGACATCCCCTCCGGGGTGCAGGGCGACACCGGCCGGGTGATGGGTGCGGCCGTCAAAGCGGATCTGACGGTCACCTTCGGCCTGCCGAAGATCGGCAACCTGCTGTATCCGGGTTATGACCTGTGCGGTGAACTCTTCGTCACCCACATCTCCTTCCCTCCGGAACTGCAGGACGCCTCCTGGCTGGATGTGGCCGTAAACCTTCCGGTGGTTCTCCCGCCGCGTGATCCGGACGGGCACAAGGGGTCTTTCGGGCAGGCGCTCTTCATCTGTGGTGCCGCGAGTTACTACGGCGCCCCCTTCCTGGCGGCCTATGCCTTTCTGAGGGCCGGGGGCGGGTATTCCCGGCTTGCCGTGCCGGCGGCCATGGCCCCCTTCATCGCCGTGGAGGGCCGGGAGATCGTGCTGGTGCCCATGGCGGAAACCGACACCGGCAGCATCTCGGAAGAAAATGCGGATGAACTCCTGAGGCTGTCGGAAGGCATGGAAATGGTCGTCATGGGTCCGGGCCTGTCCCTGGATCAGGAGACGCAGCGCCTGGTCTTGGATCTCGCCGCCCGGATCGAGCGGCCGCTGCTGCTTGACGGGG encodes the following:
- a CDS encoding NAD(P)H-hydrate dehydratase; the encoded protein is MHPPRDRGRSVGGERFDGQDFKDGGLGALPVVSGRGPEDGRESKDMKIARVSQMRDMDRMAIERYGIREELLMENAGEAVYFALSRRYAMSGRRFAVFCGGGNNGGDGFVVARKLHAAGAAVDVCLLADPERFSGAAQLNREIVMALGLPVRRIVDAGEAARVAQGADVLIDAIFGTGLAREVSGIYREVIEAVNRSGKPVVSVDIPSGVQGDTGRVMGAAVKADLTVTFGLPKIGNLLYPGYDLCGELFVTHISFPPELQDASWLDVAVNLPVVLPPRDPDGHKGSFGQALFICGAASYYGAPFLAAYAFLRAGGGYSRLAVPAAMAPFIAVEGREIVLVPMAETDTGSISEENADELLRLSEGMEMVVMGPGLSLDQETQRLVLDLAARIERPLLLDGDGITAVCRDLDCIRQRKAPTVLTPHPGEMARIAGVATAEIQADRVAAVQKAARDLRAHVVLKGAHSLIGCPDGRVYVNLSGNSGMGSAGSGDVLTGVIAAMLGLGLGFEEAVLKGVFIHGLAGDLAAQAMGEDGMTARDVLGHLPQAVRLDREGRAEDVLGRFYRGPIII